Genomic window (Arthrobacter sp. StoSoilA2):
CTGAAGGGTTTTGATCTCCTCCTGCATCTGTTCGCGGAGCCGCTTGTCCAGCGCTGCCATGGGCTCGTCCAGGAGAAGTGCCGCGGGGTTGAACACCAGGGCCCGGGCGAGCGCAACGCGCTGCTGCTGGCCTCCGGACAGCTGCCGCGGCCTGCGGTCACCCAAGGCGCCAAGCCCCACACGCTTGAGTGCTTCGTTGGCCCGCTGGCGCCGTTCCGACGCCGGCACCTTTCTCATGCGGAGCGCGAATTCCACGTTTTCGAGGGCGGTCATGTGCGGGAAGAGGGCGTAATTCTGGAAAACGACGCCCAGGTTCCGGTCCCTTGGGGGGAGCGTGTCTACGGGCTGCCCGTCAATCATGACGGAGCCGGAGGTATGTTCTTCGAACCCGGCCACCATCATCATGGTGGTGGTTTTGCCCGATCCGCTGGGCCCGAGGAGGGTGACAAATTCGCCGGGCTGGACAGTCAGGTCCAACTGGTCGACTGCGACGAACCCACCATAGCTTTTGCGGACCTGCCTGAGCTCAAGAAGTCCCTTCGTTTGCGTGGCTGCGTCTGGAGGGGTGGCGGTGGAAGTCATTGATGTGGTCATCATTGTTCCTTTACGTTTGGGCGGACACTGCGAGGGGCACCATCCGGGAGATCGATCGGCGCTTGAGGACGAACATGACCTGCAGGAGCAGCCCGATGGTCGCAACTGTTACCAACAGCGCGGAGGAGACGGCGATCTTGGGAGTCAGGTTGAACTGGATGTCGGTGAACATCTTCACCGGCAAGGTGGTGGCGCTGGGGGACTGCATGAACAGCGACATCACGGTTTCATCGATCGATACCGAGAAGGCGAATAGCGCTCCGGAGACCAGGCCCGGGAGGATAACGGGGAGATATACATGCCGGAACACGGACAGCGTCCCCGCGCCGAGGCTTTGGGCCGACCGCACCAGGGCAGGGTTGAGCCCGGCAAGGCTGGCACGCGTTGTGAGGTACACGTAGGGCGTGGCGATGACGGCGTGCGCCAGGCCGATGGGAATGATGCTGCCCACCATGCCAACCGAGATGAAGAACTGGTAGAAGGCAAGGGCAAGCACCACGGTGGGCACGATCATGGGGGCCAGTATCAGTCCCATCACAGCCGACTTCCCGGGAAACGTGCGGCCATGAAGGGCGATGGCCGCCGTAGAACCAATAGCTACGCCGATCACCACGGCAATACCCGCTGACTGGAGACTGGCGGCCAATGCCGACGTCCATGCGGTGTCGGCGAAGAAGCCGGCCACCGCCGCGAAGGACAAACCTTCGGGTGGGAACGTGATGTAGCGGCTGTCATTGAGCGCCACGGGAACCACGATGAGGGTCGGAATCACCAGGAACAGGAAGACCGGCAAAGAAAGCAGGGGAATCAAACGGTGTTGTGGATTAGTTGTCTTCATGGTGGCCTCCGGCCTTGAGGACCC
Coding sequences:
- a CDS encoding ABC transporter permease, with translation MKTTNPQHRLIPLLSLPVFLFLVIPTLIVVPVALNDSRYITFPPEGLSFAAVAGFFADTAWTSALAASLQSAGIAVVIGVAIGSTAAIALHGRTFPGKSAVMGLILAPMIVPTVVLALAFYQFFISVGMVGSIIPIGLAHAVIATPYVYLTTRASLAGLNPALVRSAQSLGAGTLSVFRHVYLPVILPGLVSGALFAFSVSIDETVMSLFMQSPSATTLPVKMFTDIQFNLTPKIAVSSALLVTVATIGLLLQVMFVLKRRSISRMVPLAVSAQT
- a CDS encoding ABC transporter ATP-binding protein, coding for MMTTSMTSTATPPDAATQTKGLLELRQVRKSYGGFVAVDQLDLTVQPGEFVTLLGPSGSGKTTTMMMVAGFEEHTSGSVMIDGQPVDTLPPRDRNLGVVFQNYALFPHMTALENVEFALRMRKVPASERRQRANEALKRVGLGALGDRRPRQLSGGQQQRVALARALVFNPAALLLDEPMAALDKRLREQMQEEIKTLQKSLGISVLFVTHDQEEAMAMSDRIVVMKDGRIVQSGPPDEVYNHPLTDWVAGFLGDTNLIPCTVLERNGKEATVDLGGLGIARVRDQGAMGADYAVSIRPENLKLSSTPPVDGGCGAVITSSTNLGATVRHRLTAGGHELMLREMSPESGTRSATDSLWVGWDPDKAQLLVLES